A DNA window from Rhizobium acidisoli contains the following coding sequences:
- a CDS encoding ABC transporter ATP-binding protein: MNAPLLSVRDLSKHYTSRGTRLNILEGISFDIGKGEVVGLVGESGSGKTIIGRSVLRLIEPSAGSVRFDGQELTGLSASALRRQRPRMQYIFQDPFASLSPRMTIGEILTEGLKIQGIGSPRNRLERAQTALAQVDLPEDAINRYAHEFSGGQRQRIGIARALTLSPEFIVADEPVSALDVSIQAQVINLLRELQQRLGLTMLFISHDLAVVEYICDRVIVLYLGRIMEIAASADLYARPQHPYTRALLSAIPSPDPDARRDRQILKGDIPSPANPPSGCVFRTRCPSALDACAGAVPPLREIAPGHFKACSRDDLN; this comes from the coding sequence ATGAACGCACCGCTGCTCTCTGTCCGCGATCTCTCGAAACATTATACGTCCCGCGGCACGCGGCTGAACATTCTCGAGGGTATATCCTTCGATATCGGCAAGGGGGAAGTCGTCGGGCTTGTCGGCGAATCCGGCAGCGGAAAGACCATCATCGGGCGCTCCGTCCTCCGGCTCATCGAACCTTCCGCAGGCAGTGTCCGTTTCGACGGACAGGAACTCACCGGACTTTCCGCCTCGGCGCTCCGACGGCAACGGCCGCGCATGCAGTATATTTTCCAGGACCCTTTCGCCAGTCTGTCGCCACGCATGACGATCGGAGAAATCCTGACGGAGGGTCTGAAGATCCAGGGGATCGGATCGCCACGCAATAGGCTCGAACGGGCGCAAACCGCCTTGGCCCAGGTCGATCTGCCTGAAGATGCGATCAATCGATATGCGCATGAATTTTCCGGTGGCCAGCGCCAGCGCATCGGGATCGCCCGGGCATTGACCTTGTCGCCCGAATTCATTGTTGCCGACGAGCCGGTCTCGGCACTCGACGTGTCGATCCAGGCGCAGGTGATCAACCTGCTGCGCGAGTTGCAGCAGCGGCTTGGCCTTACAATGCTGTTCATTTCGCATGACCTCGCCGTCGTCGAATATATCTGCGACCGGGTGATCGTGCTTTATCTCGGCCGCATCATGGAGATCGCTGCGAGTGCCGATCTCTATGCGCGGCCGCAGCATCCCTATACGCGCGCCCTTCTCTCGGCGATTCCGTCGCCCGATCCGGATGCCCGCCGCGACCGGCAGATCCTCAAAGGCGATATTCCAAGCCCTGCCAATCCGCCGAGCGGATGCGTCTTTCGCACGCGCTGTCCGAGTGCGCTCGATGCCTGCGCCGGCGCCGTTCCGCCGTTGCGGGAAATCGCGCCCGGCCATTTCAAGGCCTGCAGCCGCGACGACCTCAACTGA